Below is a genomic region from Desulfonatronum thiosulfatophilum.
CCTAGGTTGAGCGATTACGATACATTCGCACTACAGTTCTGATTGCATAACATATTGTTTTTGTTTATAATTCTCTCCATTCAGGTCACTGCAAATATGCACCCCATGGGTGGAGGAGAATATGTCCAGAAACAATCACAACAAGGCTCATATCGTGAAAAAAGTTGAGGCCACCAACGAGACCTTGACCAGCCGGGCCGGCATCAATTTGTTCACGAGGTATCTGCATGCAATCCAGATCATCCCCTTGATTGAACTACTCTTCGGGAGAGTCCGCAAAAATTCAAAAGGGGCGTCCATCGTCGAGTTGTTCACTCAAATTTTGTGCTGGCACTTTGATGGTACCTGCCGTCATTTGTCATCCTTTGACACGCTGGCCAAAGACCCAGGATATGCGGCCAGCATTGAAATGGACCATAAACATATGGTTTCTTCGCATGCCATCAAAAGGTTTTTCAACTCGATCCCGTTACGTTTTTCGTCCATGTTTCGGATGCTGCTGATGCGCCTTTTTGTTTGGAGGCTGAACATCAGCAAGCCGGAACTGATCATCCTCAATATCGACGCCATGGTCATGGACAATAATGATGCTCCCAAGCGCGAAGGCGTCGAGCCGACTTATAAGAAAGTATGTGGTTTCGCACCATTGCAGATGACCTGGGGCAGGTTCATCATCGACGCTATATTTCGCAGTGGGAAGAAACACTCCAACCACGGCAACGATACCGCCAAAATGATCCACCGCGCGGTCAAGCTGATCCGGAGCAAATATTGCCAGGACGTGCCGATCATTGTTCGAATGGACTCCGGATATTGCGACCAGAAACTGTTCGCCGAAATGGAACGTCTCCAGATCGGATATATCTGCGGCGGCCGGTTTTTGCCTGATGTGAAAAGCTACATTAGTTCATTGCCCCAGAAAGCCTTTGATCGCCACTACGGCAAGACCGAGGAGGACATCTGGGAATACTGCGAATTCGGCGACCATCGCTCAACGTGGAAGCGTTTCCGCCGGGCCATCTTTTGGCGTCCACTACTGGAAGAGAAACGCTTTCTTCTCCCAGGAGCACGACCAGGAACCATGATCTACACCAATCTGGGCATGGGCCAAGCCATTGACGAACAACTCAAAAAATCCGGATATGAATACTTGACCAAGTCAGAAGAGATCATCAGCTCATATCACCAACGCGGAACGGACGAACTGGTCCATCGCTGCCTGAAGGATTTCGGTTTTGAACAGCTCCCCTTCAAGAACTTTGCTCCCAACGCGGCCATGTACTACACAATGCTTCTGGGGTTCTTTCTTTTCGAAACGTTCAAAGAGGACGTCAGTAATCCGGTGGTGTCCATATCCGCTACTCCGACCACCCTGCGCCGCAAGCTGGTGGATATAGCCGGGAAGATTGTCAGGACCGCGAAACAGGTCAAGCTTAAGGTGAGCGTTGCCGTCATGGAGGCTTTGAATTTCAAAGAACTCTGGGAGCGTTGCGCTAAGGCACCGCTTTTACTCTGGACTTAATCCTGAGCTTGGTCCTAGGGTTGATGGAAAGACAGAAGTATTGCGCCCAAAAAACGTTAAAGTGCCAATAAATTTGTTAAAAATTGCTGAAAAATTGAAAAATTAAGTCTACCTTCTCAGCAACATCGATAATTATCCTGATGCAAAGTCAAAACTTAACCTCAAATCGGCCCGAGTGGCTTGCGTGAATATTGAATCGATCAATTCAGGATAAGGATTTGCTTCAAATGCAAAAATTTTTCCTTCTGGTTGAATTTCGCTTATAATTTTAGAAAATGTTGCTTGGTGCGCACCGATTTCAAAATATACTTTTGGATTTAATATTCTATTAATGTCTATGAAAAATTTTTCTAAAATCTTTGTAGAGAGCTTTCTTTGCTTTTCATCGTTTATATTATATTTAATTGCTTGATTTAAAATATTCAATTCATAATAACGAAATAAAATATCAATATTTAAAACGTCAATAATTTTTATCCATTTTTAAAAATCCTTTTCATTTAATGAGTAAATATATGTAAAAATCATTTAGATCTACGTAAAATTTCATCATAAATACGTCTGCAATTATGGCCGTCACAAAACGTAAAGAAAGCATCTGCACGACTTATATATGGCTCCTGAAGAACACAACCTTGGCTCAGGGTTTCGCTAAGCCACTCCTCCAAGGCTTCAAGGGTGTTCAACACAGGGCCAAGGCCATGTTCTTTGTAGCTGAAATAACCCTGTGTTCTGCGACTAGAAAAGGGACCCGGCATTTCCGGAAACTGATAATACGCCACAGGTCGGCCGATGTATGCCATGTCGAATACGATCGAGGAATAGTCAGTCACGATCATTGAGCTGCTCACCATAAGATCTTGCACAGATTTTACATCTGTCCAGCTTAAAAAAGAAAAGGCTTCAGAGCGTTGAAACAAATGTAAAAAACGCACCACTTCGGGATGCGGCAAGAAGAGAAGTCGGTAGCCATGGTTTCGGGTTATGCGTGCCAAGGTCCGACTGCTTGTTACCTTATTCCAATGATGAAAGAAATCACTTTCCTGAAAAGCCTTAACTTCACCCTGATTTACCCCGGGGAGATGTGCTTCTGTGCGGCGAAGATGTTCCCTCCATGTTGGGCAGATCAAGATGGTTCGACTTGGTTTCCGAGTTTGAGATTTTTGAAGCAGGGTGTCGTGGCGGGGGAAACCAGTAAGAACTAGTTCCCGCGCTGAAAACTTGTAGCGTCCGATCAACATGGATTCATACTCTTGCTGCGTGCTAGTAACGATACAGTCCAAGTTGAATTCGTTTAGCCAGCCTGAAATATCCTCTTTCGTGATCCCATGTTGTAAAAAAGCTATTTTATACCTGGGCAACCCAAATAAGGCCTTGGTTCCCATTGGGTCGGTAACGGGCAAATCCACGTGAGAAGAAATGAGCCACTGAGTCCGAGACAGGGCTGCAAAGTGCTCATTGCTTCGGTATGCCAACAAAGGAAAACCTTCTCGTTCAAGACGGCCCCAGTCCTTGGATTTACGGTCTAGCACAAAGTAGACAGGTTGCTTCGGATAATGCTCACGCAGCCATCGACAAAAATGCTCGGCATTGTCATCCGCCTTGTGAACCCGGTCCATGAGAATCCAGCAGTTGTCATATACGGTTGCTTCCGGGGCTTTTCCCAATGCAAGCCAGGTATTTTGCTGCGCGGATAATGCAGACATCGGCAGGAAAAAAAACTGCCGAAGCATATCCGCATTGAATTTATCAAAAATGCGGTCTCGGCAGAAAATGCCAGTACGTTGACCATCGATTTCGAGCCAGGCATCGGAACATCCACTCAAGGGAAGCCAACATCGGTATTCATGACTGAGAACCGTACCTCCAAGTTGATGGACAATTCGTTTACTCCAAGTAATAGATATTTCGTGCTCGCAGTCACAGAAACGATAAATTGCTTCATCGGTGGACCAGTGCGACAATTGCACCTCTCTCCCATCGGCACTGATGTCTGTTGCCACGGGCGGAGAGAAGTTAAAACGAGCGCCTTTAAATGCCTTCAACATAGCAATGCGTGTTCGCAATTCAAGTACGGGAAGGTTTGAAAGCAATATCTGACGCACTTCAATATGTCGGAAAAGCAATCGCATCAGCTCAAAAAAAGATTCCCGCTGAGTACTCGACAGTGGGCATTCGGAAAGACCTTCCAGCAGGCGTGTCATGTACCAATGACTTTCATAAATAATAAGATTCTGAATGAATTCCGGAACGGAGTTCAATGTGCGTTGATATTGCTGTACTAAATTTAAAAAACCAAACAGGATCTGATCGTGATATTTCTCAGATTTGGCCCATCCTCCCTCTACCAATCCGGCTCCTGCACCTCTCCTGCGGTAATAATAGTGGGCATCCTTGAGAAAGGCGACGCGAAAATCCCCAGTGTGCAAGAGATATAAATTGAGAAAATGTGCATCTTCAAAGGTCGGACGGATTCGTTCGTCTATCTTCAGCATAGATTGCTTTATCAGACGGCTGGAAATAAAGCAGGAACTAAGAGAAAGCTGAATGTTGTCCGGTTCGTCGAGAAGGTTGGAAATATGTGTCTTGGCAAACTTATAATTGAGACCGTGGCAGTCTACCGCTTGCCTGACAGCATCGAAGTAAAAAATCAGGTTGCAGGCAATGACTGGTCCATCAAATTGCGTCTCATTCAAAAAATCATGCACAATTTGAAAATATAAAGGAGACACGAAATCATCGGCATCAATAAAAGTGACCCATTGGCCACTTGCTAACTCCAAGCCGCGGTTTCGTGCCAGGGCAGGACCACTGTTCTCTTGACGGAGTAACATGATGTTCCGAGGAAATCGAACAACCCAGTTATGAATGATATCGGCTGTTTCATCGGTCGAACCATCATCTATCAAAACAATCTGAATATTGGTTTCAAAGTCAAGAGATTGTTTTGTCAAGCTATCAAGAAGAGTCTCAATCCATGGTTCTGCGTTGTATACAGCAGTGACAACACTGAATAAAAATTTACAGCAACCACCAAAAGATGGTAAATGCTCATCAATTTTTATTGAAATAAGGCTATGCATGTCATTATAATTCATATTAAGTTTAGTGCTCAAGAAAAATGCTTCGCCTTATCAAAATATTGTGCTGCTTTTTCAATCATCCCTTTTTGAGAAAAATGTTCTGCTATTCTCAAAAAAGATTTTTTTTGACATGAATCATTATTAACATTTAACCTGCACTGCAGTATATTTTTGATAGGGAGCAAGTATTCTGAATATGAAAAAATTGATTTAGACTCATTAAAGACTTTTAATGCTTCTATATTTTTGTTGCATTTCATCAAAAGCACTATTATTGCCCAAACATGAAACTCCATATCTTTCATGTGCACGTGTTCACCTTCTTTAAATCGATGCAAATATTTAAGTGATTCAAGCTGGTGATATTCAATTTTCTTTGCCAAAAAATCAATTGCTACATCATTGTTACTCAAAAAAGTGTTTATGGATTCTTCGCTTGTACCAGGATAAAGAAATAAAGGTTTATCAAAAATAGACCCTGCCAGTGTGACTATCGCTTGCGCAGCTCGATTTGAAGCTTCACCGTCAGTATAGGCATATATCTCTTCAACAGCTTTTTTCCTTCTCTTTTTCTGATCACATGGATCAGACAAGGCTAATTCAATTGCATTAAAAAGATCATCGGGATGATCACAGTTGACTCCTATATCAGCATGTTCCCAAAATCTAAGCCCGTGTTCAACATCACGACGGTACCAAGGCGCATTTAAAACAACCACGGGGCGATCTGTGGAAGCAAACTCAAATAAAGTAGATGAGTTATCACAGACGTAAATGTCTGCACGTTCCATGACATCTTCAAAATTTTTCACAACCTCAATTCCATACATTTCATAAATTGGTGCTAATTGATTAATAATTCTTGGGTGGCCATGGCCTAAAATTTTCCATTTTTTTTGTTGAGAAAGATTCTTTACTGCTACTCTAAAGTAAGGAAAAGAAGATTTGGTTTCCGGCATGGAAGGCCTTTCAAAATGAAATGATATCGCAACAACAGGCATTCGATTTGAAGGGTAAAAAAATGATTTGTGCCACTTGTCTAGCAAAGGACAACCAACAATAACTTTTTTTGCAAAAGGATATCTCATTCGGAAAATATTAGATAATCTATGACTAGGCAATATATCAAGTACAACATTTTTTCTCTCAAAGTTATAAAACTGTGAGCCTATATACGTTTGACCTGCTCCGTGTTCAACATAGAAAATTGGTCTTCTTAGATCAGTTAGAAAATCCACCTTATAAAATGTAGAGATGACAATTGGTTTTTCGGGTACATCATTATCGATATTTAGATCTGAAAAAGAATTCGCAATTGATATATCCTTAACAAGAGATATACCACGAAAGTCATGTAGTTTATCATAACTTGTTATCACATAAAAGAACCCCTTAAAGTCATCAGGAATTTTATGCCAAATTGGTGCTAGATGATCAAAATGATGACGTTCCCATGCAAGAAAATCAATTTTCATGGCATAAATATCCTTAAAATTTTTAATAAAAGATGTTAATTTTATTTCGTGAATCCAAAATATTTTTAACTTTATCAAGTTGTGTTATAACTTCTTGATCATTATGATCGATTTTTAAAGATTTTGAAAGAAATTTTATAGAATTATGATAATCATTCAGCATTATGTAGAGACTAGAAATTATTTTCATTAAATCAATATTATTTTCATCAAAGTGATGAAGCCCATGATATAAATACAACGATATATAATAATCTTTTTTTTCGAAGTACTTGCGTGCCTGCTCATTTAAAATACACTCCGCTTTATGTTTATCTATGATATTTATATTTTTTGATAAATCAATAAATTCAATTTTAGAAGATACAAAACTTAAATAATCACTTATAATATTACTTGGCTTTATAGACATGATAAAAGTGAATATGTTGTAATGTAAAATGAAATCAGACATATATTCTTGCAATAAACTCATTCTTTGAGAAATTATACTATAATTTTCATATCCTGGTGAATATTGTCTATAAAATTGATCCACATCCTGAAAAGCATACAACTCTAGAAATCTATCAATAATTTTTACAAAAACCTGTTGCTTTGAATATTTTTTATTGAGTTTAAAATACCTAACAATTTCTTCTAGACCTAATCCTGAAATAATATTTTTGGTAATTTGAGATTCATGTATGAAATTTGTTTTTATAGGATTTTTAATTCCAGTGATGTTATCGTTATGTATCCTGATGAAATTTAGAAATTTATCAACATATTTGCATGAATACTTATTCGAAAGAGCCACCCTACTCCAGAACTCCATATCATGAGCACGTGGAAATTGAGAATCATAACCTCCAAGTTCATCGTATATTCTTTTTCTAACAAGCGTTCCTGGATTAGGGAGCGGGTTTTTTGTCAGAAATCTTATGATCATTTCATAATTATTATTATACCATTCATAATGCGTATATTTATTTACAATGTATCCATTCGTATCAACGCAATAATGATTTGAGTACAATATATCAATGTCATGTAATTTATTCAACATGCCAACATATTCACATAGTAAATTTTTATGGATAATATCGTCACTATCAAGCCATAGTATAAATTCACCCTTGGATTCAGAAATGCATTGATTTCTCGTATTTGGAGCTCCACTATGAATTTTTTGTTTATATTTAATTTTATTGTTGTCTATTTTTTTTAGCAATGTTTCTGTTTTGTCTGTAGATCCATCGTCAACAATAATAACTTCAAATTTTTGATATGTCTGATTTAAAGCTGAATATACGGCATCGAGTATAAAATGCCCCCTATTGTATGTGGGTATACATATAGAGATAAATGGATTTGTATAAATATCTGTTATTAATTTACTTATCTCATTATTTATTGAAAAGTCATATTTTTTTTTATTCATTTTAATTAGTATTTCATCATCACCTGCAAAAGGCTTCCATATTGATAAAAATTTGTCGTAATCAGGATGTTTAACACGCAAGCGAGCATGAGATTCTTTCTGTTTGGCCCTCTTCTGCTCAAAATGCTCCTGATTTTTTGCGTAGTCATGTAGAATGACAGGAACAGGACTATAGATCTGCTTTCGCAGATCAGGTTCGACTTCAATTAGCCTTCTGGAAAGATCAACACCACCGCCACCAAAACGGATTTCATCATCCCACCCGCCAACCTTGAAAAAATGCCGCGCAGAATAGGAAGTGTTACCTTCCAGGTCAGCGTAGATGGGAAATGGTTTAGGACCTAAATAGTAATGTTTGGCTATTTGATTTAGCGGATTATTGGTCTTTGGCTGATATACCCCGCGAACTGCAATGACATCATATTTATCATGCGCATCAAGATGTGCCTGGACGATATTTCCAGCAGGAATTCCGTCATCTTCCAGAAAAAACAGGATCGGGGCCTTGGCAAATACGGCTCCGATATTGCGGGCCAGGTAGGCTCCGGTATTAGTATTCAGTCGTATATAGGTATCAATATATGTTTTCAGCTCATCAAATTCTCCCAGCTTTCCACCGTTATCTACAAAGATCAGCTCGAAATTCTGATCGCGCTGTTTTTCCAAAATCTGGAAATTTTTGATGGTGTCCGGGTGGAGCCGCCAAGAGATGACGATAATAGATATAGTTGGCTTATCAATTTTATTAATTTGAGAGACTGATTCAAAATATTGGCTATAAATCTCTGATTTCTTTTCCCAGCCTATCTCTTCAACGTGCTGCAATAATTTACGATGATCGAACTCTTTGGATGAATTTATTGGATATAAAGACTCATGCGATATAGACTTTAAATCAGAATCAGCAGGTTGATAACCTGGAAGATACTTTGGCAGGGGGATGTCGGCAAGACATCCGCATGCTTCAAAAGGGCATATTACAGGTTTGTTCAGCTCACTGAGTTTTATGTCAGGATTAAATATATTTATGCCATTTTTTTTGTTTTTTCGAAAACAAACAGCAGGTGCAACGTTGCCATGCTCATCAATTGACATCATATTTTCCCCGGCGTGGCAGATCATTTCTTTATACTTATTCAAGCCTTTAGAAATGACATCATTACTTGTAAAGTATGTTCTTTTTTTGTTGTTTGTGATATTGTCAATTGTTTCATGTAAAATACTTTTCGATTCTGATTCATTATAAAAACTACTTAACCATGCCAAGTCTGCTTCAGTGTACCCTTTATCAGGGATGTTGCCGAAATTTTCCCTGACAAGTTTGATATCTATGCTTAAATAGGTAGAATTATATTTTTTAAAAGCTTCATATAAAGCTTTAACATCTTGCATATATTTAGGGTCTGCGATTAAGCGAAGGCTTGAATTGATTCTGTGCTCTGCGAGATATTTTGCATTTGCAATAAACTTGTCCGGCTTGGCATATTCGAAATGATAAGATAGCCCAAAATTAATTTTAGATTTGTCGATTATCTCAGACGAGACAATTTTTTTATAAAAAGATAAAGGCAGGCTTAGATTGGTTAACGTATTAACAACTATTCGGTCATCCTTAAGGCTCATAATGTATTCTAAAAGATCAAGATAATCAGGATGAATTGTTGGTTCTCCACCAGTAAGTGTGATTGTAATTTTTTTATTTTTAAGGTTTGAAATATTATTAGCAGCAATTTTTAATTTTTCAAAATTTATAAAATCATTTTTATTATTTTTTACAGTACAATAACTACAAGAATAATTGCATCTTCTTGTAAGTACCCAATTGACTGAAATATTATCTTGATTCAACCTTTGAAAGTCACCAGCTCGGATGAGTTTATCGGTTGTGATAGGATTGTCATTTTTGTTTTGAAATGAATTCCATATTTTTCTCACACAGTCATAGTTTTTATATTTGCCTCTGATAATGGCCATTGACTTATCTAGCTGAGCCATCTTTTTTTTCAAATGCTCTTCATCCCTGGCATAGTCGTGATAAATTACTGCTTCAGGATAATATATCTGCTTTTTCAAGTCAGGCTCCACCTGCAATAATCTCATGGACAAAGCAAGTCCATCGCCCATGATAAATATGTCTTCATCCCATCCCCCAGCCTGGAAAAAAGGCTTGGATTTGAAGGAAGCATTGCCTTCAAGATTGATGATGGCTGGGAAAGGCCTATCTCCCATATAATAGTGATGTGCCTTTTGATTGATCGGGGTGTCTGTTTTGGGGCGGTATACACCCCGAAGGCCGATAATATCATATTTTTTAAAAGCCTGAAGATGAGCAGCAACAAAATTTTTCTCAGGGATTCCGTCATCCTCAAGGAAACAAACTATGGGTGCTTTTGCAAAGACTGCTCCGAGATTGCGCGCAAAGCATGGGCCTGTATTGTCGTTCAGCTTGACGTAAGTGTCGATGAAAGGCTCAAGCGTTTTAAACTCTTCGTCATCTGCTCCATTGTTTACAAAGATTAACTCAAAGTTTTGCTTTCTTTGCTGCTGAAGTATTTCAAAATTTTTTATTGTATCAGGGTGCAGGCGCCAGGACACAACTACAATGGATATTTTTGGTTGTACGTTTTTATTGAAAAATTTTACATACTGAAATTTTTTCGAATAAACAGGAAATTTATTATTCCATGCTTTATTCTTTAAATGCTTCATAAGTTCAAAGTCATGGTCATCCACATTATCAAAAGAATTATCATCTGTATGATCAGCATTGGACCCTGCAAGAATAGCATCTTCGTATTTTGTACTCCTTTTTTTATCCTTTACTGTGGGTGAGGGAATGATATCTTCATCTTCAAGAATAATGCGCATAACCCGGTCCAGATATGGGTTCTTTCCAGGCAATAGATCATCAACAGAATCGTAAACAACTTTGCCTTTAAAGGTATTGGTCATTTTAACCAGAGGGAAAGGAATAGATTTACGAGAAAACAATGTATATGCAAAGCGGTGAGCCATCCTGATTGTTTCTGGATTAATTTCCTTTGTCTTTTTTCCAAGAAAAGAGCTTAAGATTTCATTATAGTGTTCAGGCGATTTTGCGGTGAGAAGAAATGGCTGATCAGATAAAATGCAATTATCCGCAACCACCACCGGCTTTCCCTGACATGCCATCTCCAGCCCGGCAGTGCTTCTGTACACCAGACCTACATCAGCCATGGACATGAGGGTATAAGAACTTATCGGATCATCCGGCATGATCAGACGAACATTAAGTGGGATAATAGGTTTCAAGTCGAGGATTTCATGAAGCTGTTGAAAGTTATTTCCCATAGCCGCCTTTTTCCCTGCAATATTAGGGTGTACTCTGAGGACAACGTCGATTTCAGGGTGAAGCCTGGCAAAGGCGATGGTTTGCATTATCCAGTCAATTTGTTTTTTAAATGGGCCTGGCTCGTCAACACTGGCAATAATTTCATCGTCAGAAGAATTAAACAGCACAAAGAGCTGACGATTATTGCTTGGCAAGTTCATTTTTTTTCTAAGAGACTCAATGTTTTCAGGAGGTGGGCTGTGGTTAACCCAGTTTTGTGATTTGCCGTGCATTTTATCATTCAGAAAAGCTTTGATTTCTATTGCTTCCTTTTTGGATAGAGGAATATTTTCCCATTCATTCAATGCCTTACGCACCAGATAGTATGAAGAGCATGACGTATTCTTCCAAAGAGTCAGGCTTTCCTTCAAGGTTCCACGCTCATGGGTAAAGACCTGTATTCCTCTTTTCAGGGCAAGCTCCAAAGCTATTCTTGTAGATGACATCCGACCATTAAAAAGGAGCAGTATATCCGGAGCATAGTCGTCCATAAGACGATTTAGAGCAAAGCAGGCAATCAATCCAGATGACAGATACATTCTAACTGTTTCTGCAATTTTCGGATCGCTAAGATCAGGATAAGGAATGCGAAAATGTGTATGGATTGAAGATTTGATCCAGGAGCCGATCTCCCAATGATCATACCTGGCTTGGAAAAAGTTTGACGAGTCAAACTCATGGCACCATTTTTCAGCAGTTAATATTTCAGAAGGGTATATGTATCTTCCCAGCCATTCAAATGGCATCCGAAGGTCACAGGCCTGTTCAGAAACAATTTTTTGACATTTATAGCAGGACATTTCATTTCTAGGAAGTTTGCTTCTATGCATGTCACAGGCTTGATACAGACCATCACAAAGTACATATTTCACATCATTGCCTCTCAGCCGCAATCCATGAAGCATTGTAATATGCCAGAGGCCATGTAACATCCATTGATTATAGGGAGAATATCCAACAATTTTTAATGAACTCATTTTCAATGCTCCTGAAGTATTTATTTAAACATCTGTTATTACTGTCAATAGCTATAATTCGTATCCAATAATTTTAAATAATTCTGAATAATGTATTTTTGCGTAATCAAGATCGTCCTTAGTAAATTCTTCCTTCCATTTAGACAATGATTCTTTATGAACATTAGCATGATGAGTAGTTTTATAATGTTTAACTTGTAAAAAATCACAAATATTACTGATTACAGTATCAGGATTTTTTAC
It encodes:
- a CDS encoding IS1380 family transposase, which gives rise to MSRNNHNKAHIVKKVEATNETLTSRAGINLFTRYLHAIQIIPLIELLFGRVRKNSKGASIVELFTQILCWHFDGTCRHLSSFDTLAKDPGYAASIEMDHKHMVSSHAIKRFFNSIPLRFSSMFRMLLMRLFVWRLNISKPELIILNIDAMVMDNNDAPKREGVEPTYKKVCGFAPLQMTWGRFIIDAIFRSGKKHSNHGNDTAKMIHRAVKLIRSKYCQDVPIIVRMDSGYCDQKLFAEMERLQIGYICGGRFLPDVKSYISSLPQKAFDRHYGKTEEDIWEYCEFGDHRSTWKRFRRAIFWRPLLEEKRFLLPGARPGTMIYTNLGMGQAIDEQLKKSGYEYLTKSEEIISSYHQRGTDELVHRCLKDFGFEQLPFKNFAPNAAMYYTMLLGFFLFETFKEDVSNPVVSISATPTTLRRKLVDIAGKIVRTAKQVKLKVSVAVMEALNFKELWERCAKAPLLLWT
- a CDS encoding CDP-glycerol glycerophosphotransferase family protein, with amino-acid sequence MHSLISIKIDEHLPSFGGCCKFLFSVVTAVYNAEPWIETLLDSLTKQSLDFETNIQIVLIDDGSTDETADIIHNWVVRFPRNIMLLRQENSGPALARNRGLELASGQWVTFIDADDFVSPLYFQIVHDFLNETQFDGPVIACNLIFYFDAVRQAVDCHGLNYKFAKTHISNLLDEPDNIQLSLSSCFISSRLIKQSMLKIDERIRPTFEDAHFLNLYLLHTGDFRVAFLKDAHYYYRRRGAGAGLVEGGWAKSEKYHDQILFGFLNLVQQYQRTLNSVPEFIQNLIIYESHWYMTRLLEGLSECPLSSTQRESFFELMRLLFRHIEVRQILLSNLPVLELRTRIAMLKAFKGARFNFSPPVATDISADGREVQLSHWSTDEAIYRFCDCEHEISITWSKRIVHQLGGTVLSHEYRCWLPLSGCSDAWLEIDGQRTGIFCRDRIFDKFNADMLRQFFFLPMSALSAQQNTWLALGKAPEATVYDNCWILMDRVHKADDNAEHFCRWLREHYPKQPVYFVLDRKSKDWGRLEREGFPLLAYRSNEHFAALSRTQWLISSHVDLPVTDPMGTKALFGLPRYKIAFLQHGITKEDISGWLNEFNLDCIVTSTQQEYESMLIGRYKFSARELVLTGFPRHDTLLQKSQTRKPSRTILICPTWREHLRRTEAHLPGVNQGEVKAFQESDFFHHWNKVTSSRTLARITRNHGYRLLFLPHPEVVRFLHLFQRSEAFSFLSWTDVKSVQDLMVSSSMIVTDYSSIVFDMAYIGRPVAYYQFPEMPGPFSSRRTQGYFSYKEHGLGPVLNTLEALEEWLSETLSQGCVLQEPYISRADAFFTFCDGHNCRRIYDEILRRSK
- a CDS encoding CDP-glycerol glycerophosphotransferase family protein, with protein sequence MKIDFLAWERHHFDHLAPIWHKIPDDFKGFFYVITSYDKLHDFRGISLVKDISIANSFSDLNIDNDVPEKPIVISTFYKVDFLTDLRRPIFYVEHGAGQTYIGSQFYNFERKNVVLDILPSHRLSNIFRMRYPFAKKVIVGCPLLDKWHKSFFYPSNRMPVVAISFHFERPSMPETKSSFPYFRVAVKNLSQQKKWKILGHGHPRIINQLAPIYEMYGIEVVKNFEDVMERADIYVCDNSSTLFEFASTDRPVVVLNAPWYRRDVEHGLRFWEHADIGVNCDHPDDLFNAIELALSDPCDQKKRRKKAVEEIYAYTDGEASNRAAQAIVTLAGSIFDKPLFLYPGTSEESINTFLSNNDVAIDFLAKKIEYHQLESLKYLHRFKEGEHVHMKDMEFHVWAIIVLLMKCNKNIEALKVFNESKSIFSYSEYLLPIKNILQCRLNVNNDSCQKKSFLRIAEHFSQKGMIEKAAQYFDKAKHFS
- a CDS encoding glycosyltransferase, giving the protein MSSLKIVGYSPYNQWMLHGLWHITMLHGLRLRGNDVKYVLCDGLYQACDMHRSKLPRNEMSCYKCQKIVSEQACDLRMPFEWLGRYIYPSEILTAEKWCHEFDSSNFFQARYDHWEIGSWIKSSIHTHFRIPYPDLSDPKIAETVRMYLSSGLIACFALNRLMDDYAPDILLLFNGRMSSTRIALELALKRGIQVFTHERGTLKESLTLWKNTSCSSYYLVRKALNEWENIPLSKKEAIEIKAFLNDKMHGKSQNWVNHSPPPENIESLRKKMNLPSNNRQLFVLFNSSDDEIIASVDEPGPFKKQIDWIMQTIAFARLHPEIDVVLRVHPNIAGKKAAMGNNFQQLHEILDLKPIIPLNVRLIMPDDPISSYTLMSMADVGLVYRSTAGLEMACQGKPVVVADNCILSDQPFLLTAKSPEHYNEILSSFLGKKTKEINPETIRMAHRFAYTLFSRKSIPFPLVKMTNTFKGKVVYDSVDDLLPGKNPYLDRVMRIILEDEDIIPSPTVKDKKRSTKYEDAILAGSNADHTDDNSFDNVDDHDFELMKHLKNKAWNNKFPVYSKKFQYVKFFNKNVQPKISIVVVSWRLHPDTIKNFEILQQQRKQNFELIFVNNGADDEEFKTLEPFIDTYVKLNDNTGPCFARNLGAVFAKAPIVCFLEDDGIPEKNFVAAHLQAFKKYDIIGLRGVYRPKTDTPINQKAHHYYMGDRPFPAIINLEGNASFKSKPFFQAGGWDEDIFIMGDGLALSMRLLQVEPDLKKQIYYPEAVIYHDYARDEEHLKKKMAQLDKSMAIIRGKYKNYDCVRKIWNSFQNKNDNPITTDKLIRAGDFQRLNQDNISVNWVLTRRCNYSCSYCTVKNNKNDFINFEKLKIAANNISNLKNKKITITLTGGEPTIHPDYLDLLEYIMSLKDDRIVVNTLTNLSLPLSFYKKIVSSEIIDKSKINFGLSYHFEYAKPDKFIANAKYLAEHRINSSLRLIADPKYMQDVKALYEAFKKYNSTYLSIDIKLVRENFGNIPDKGYTEADLAWLSSFYNESESKSILHETIDNITNNKKRTYFTSNDVISKGLNKYKEMICHAGENMMSIDEHGNVAPAVCFRKNKKNGINIFNPDIKLSELNKPVICPFEACGCLADIPLPKYLPGYQPADSDLKSISHESLYPINSSKEFDHRKLLQHVEEIGWEKKSEIYSQYFESVSQINKIDKPTISIIVISWRLHPDTIKNFQILEKQRDQNFELIFVDNGGKLGEFDELKTYIDTYIRLNTNTGAYLARNIGAVFAKAPILFFLEDDGIPAGNIVQAHLDAHDKYDVIAVRGVYQPKTNNPLNQIAKHYYLGPKPFPIYADLEGNTSYSARHFFKVGGWDDEIRFGGGGVDLSRRLIEVEPDLRKQIYSPVPVILHDYAKNQEHFEQKRAKQKESHARLRVKHPDYDKFLSIWKPFAGDDEILIKMNKKKYDFSINNEISKLITDIYTNPFISICIPTYNRGHFILDAVYSALNQTYQKFEVIIVDDGSTDKTETLLKKIDNNKIKYKQKIHSGAPNTRNQCISESKGEFILWLDSDDIIHKNLLCEYVGMLNKLHDIDILYSNHYCVDTNGYIVNKYTHYEWYNNNYEMIIRFLTKNPLPNPGTLVRKRIYDELGGYDSQFPRAHDMEFWSRVALSNKYSCKYVDKFLNFIRIHNDNITGIKNPIKTNFIHESQITKNIISGLGLEEIVRYFKLNKKYSKQQVFVKIIDRFLELYAFQDVDQFYRQYSPGYENYSIISQRMSLLQEYMSDFILHYNIFTFIMSIKPSNIISDYLSFVSSKIEFIDLSKNINIIDKHKAECILNEQARKYFEKKDYYISLYLYHGLHHFDENNIDLMKIISSLYIMLNDYHNSIKFLSKSLKIDHNDQEVITQLDKVKNILDSRNKINIFY